A genomic window from Sulfurimonas sp. includes:
- the nhaA gene encoding Na+/H+ antiporter NhaA, whose amino-acid sequence MKIYSPWEEAFERIYTPFEHFLHSQSTSGFILIAATLIALIVANSPIADIYQHIIHTKITFEVATWYLSHSIHHWINDGLMAIFFFMVGLEIKREISVGELSIFQNAILPIVAAIGGMVFPALIYTFFNYDEASFHGWGIPMATDIAFAISILVLLGNRVSPALITFLVALAIVDDLGAVLVIAIFYTKHIIFLPLFLAFACFALLLVFNRMGIHMILPYFLVSMFMWFFMLESGVHATVAGVLAAFTIPSRPKFAPVNFTRKLRDLLDEYDSYPVATDHTTHDKQKAILNTIKRRIHEVGSPAQRLEQALHLPVGLVVLPIFALANAGINIDFSSINYAIFSNVSLGVIFGLIFGKVIGIFGISYIVIKLKIAKLPENTTMTQIFAVSFLGGIGFTMSIFVADLAFLGLSEFIFEAKIGILIASLISGLIGYYMLKNIKTT is encoded by the coding sequence TTGAAGATATATTCACCCTGGGAAGAGGCTTTTGAGAGAATATACACTCCGTTTGAACATTTTCTACATTCACAAAGCACTTCAGGATTCATATTAATTGCAGCTACACTTATAGCTTTAATAGTTGCAAATTCACCTATTGCTGATATTTACCAACATATAATACATACAAAAATTACGTTTGAAGTTGCCACATGGTATCTTTCACACTCTATTCATCACTGGATAAACGATGGCCTTATGGCTATCTTTTTCTTTATGGTAGGTCTTGAGATCAAACGTGAAATATCTGTAGGAGAGCTTTCAATTTTTCAAAATGCAATTTTACCTATTGTTGCAGCTATAGGTGGAATGGTATTTCCAGCATTAATATATACTTTTTTTAACTACGATGAAGCTAGCTTTCACGGCTGGGGTATACCGATGGCTACAGATATCGCTTTTGCTATTAGTATACTTGTTCTTCTAGGTAACCGTGTATCTCCTGCACTTATAACATTCTTGGTAGCATTAGCTATAGTAGACGATCTAGGTGCCGTTTTGGTAATAGCTATTTTTTATACAAAACATATAATATTTTTACCTCTATTTCTTGCTTTTGCTTGTTTTGCATTGCTATTGGTATTCAACAGAATGGGAATACATATGATTCTACCGTATTTTTTAGTAAGTATGTTTATGTGGTTTTTTATGCTTGAATCTGGTGTACATGCCACTGTTGCAGGTGTTTTAGCAGCTTTTACTATACCATCAAGACCAAAATTTGCACCTGTAAACTTTACTAGGAAACTAAGAGATCTTCTTGATGAATATGACAGTTATCCAGTAGCTACCGATCATACGACCCATGATAAACAAAAAGCTATTTTAAATACAATAAAACGACGTATTCACGAAGTAGGATCTCCTGCTCAAAGACTTGAACAAGCACTTCACCTACCTGTAGGACTAGTTGTCCTTCCTATTTTTGCTTTGGCAAATGCAGGTATAAATATAGACTTTTCATCGATAAATTATGCTATTTTTTCAAATGTCTCTTTAGGGGTTATATTTGGTCTGATTTTTGGAAAAGTTATAGGTATTTTCGGTATTTCATATATAGTTATAAAACTCAAAATTGCAAAACTACCTGAGAATACAACAATGACACAAATTTTTGCTGTATCTTTTTTGGGCGGAATAGGTTTTACAATGAGTATATTTGTTGCAGATCTAGCATTTTTAGGACTCAGTGAATTTATCTTTGAAGCAAAAATAGGAATACTTATAGCATCACTTATTTCTGGTCTAATTGGTTACTATATGCTAAAAAACATCAAAACAACCTAA
- a CDS encoding HAD-IIB family hydrolase, which translates to MLEYLVFTDLDGTLLNHNDYSFDDAKEAISYLKNNSIPLIIVTSKTFSEVRKLQDEIGIECPFIVENGAGIYIPPDAILTKGVMPHQNRHIQISRAQSYLEVRLFFKVLQKEHNIRGFGDMDKKEVAELTGLHEDSVIHAMRRDFTEPFIAGDDVDIHKIKVSANNAGLDIVQGGRFYHLISHGQDKAQAMKYLTYLYEERLNKELKMIALGDSANDFTMLEAADVGVLIQLHNGKYADIECTGIECKNIQKSEYPGPKGWNKALLEIFDVG; encoded by the coding sequence ATGCTTGAGTATTTAGTATTTACAGATTTAGACGGTACATTACTAAACCATAATGATTATAGTTTTGATGATGCCAAAGAAGCGATTAGCTATTTAAAAAACAATTCAATCCCTCTGATAATAGTTACAAGTAAGACTTTCAGCGAAGTTAGAAAACTTCAAGATGAGATTGGAATAGAGTGCCCGTTTATAGTTGAAAATGGTGCGGGTATATATATTCCGCCTGATGCAATCTTAACCAAAGGTGTTATGCCACACCAAAACAGACATATTCAAATAAGCCGTGCTCAAAGTTATCTAGAGGTCAGACTCTTTTTTAAAGTACTTCAAAAAGAGCACAATATTCGTGGTTTTGGAGATATGGATAAAAAAGAGGTTGCAGAACTTACAGGACTTCATGAAGACAGTGTTATTCATGCTATGAGAAGAGACTTTACAGAACCTTTTATTGCAGGAGATGATGTAGATATACACAAGATAAAAGTATCTGCAAATAATGCAGGACTTGATATAGTTCAAGGCGGCAGGTTTTATCATCTAATTTCACACGGACAAGATAAAGCTCAAGCAATGAAATATCTTACATATTTATATGAAGAGCGTCTAAATAAAGAGCTTAAAATGATTGCTTTGGGTGATAGTGCAAATGATTTTACAATGCTTGAAGCTGCAGATGTTGGAGTTTTGATTCAGCTTCATAATGGAAAGTATGCAGATATTGAATGTACCGGTATAGAGTGTAAAAATATACAAAAAAGTGAATACCCTGGTCCAAAAGGTTGGAATAAGGCTTTACTGGAGATATTTGATGTCGGCTAA
- a CDS encoding acylphosphatase, whose protein sequence is MKSYKFISVGRVQGVYYRANVQKNASKSGFNGYVKNLNDGTVESCVTCAESKLDEFENILKKGSPASRVDELHIQECNEVFQEGFIVRY, encoded by the coding sequence ATGAAATCATATAAGTTTATATCTGTCGGACGCGTTCAAGGTGTCTACTATCGTGCAAATGTTCAAAAAAATGCTTCAAAATCGGGCTTTAATGGTTATGTTAAAAATCTAAATGATGGAACTGTTGAGTCATGTGTTACTTGTGCAGAATCAAAACTGGATGAGTTTGAAAATATTTTGAAAAAAGGCTCGCCTGCAAGCAGAGTAGATGAACTTCATATACAAGAGTGTAATGAAGTTTTTCAAGAGGGGTTTATAGTTCGTTATTAA
- a CDS encoding exonuclease domain-containing protein: MAKRYIILDTETTGTNEEDRIIQLGYMVLGTKDIEVHNEFFSSDIPIKYGAMEVHGITQEMIEGKPIIQNSQAFKRLQELNTNENYMIIHNAPFDLGMLAKDGFNTKMKVIDTLRVAKHIYKDEEAHRLQYFRYKMGLYKDEQKEANELGIEVKAHDAIGDVLVLKLFLSKLRQSVQKIFPDENPVDKMVDLTNTPILIDKFRFGKYKGKTLREVAHEDAGYLRWMLSSMDNLDDDMKYSLQSVLEG, translated from the coding sequence TTGGCAAAACGCTACATAATACTAGACACAGAAACTACAGGTACAAATGAAGAAGACAGAATAATCCAACTTGGATACATGGTACTTGGTACAAAAGATATAGAGGTTCATAATGAGTTCTTTAGTAGCGATATTCCAATAAAATACGGGGCTATGGAAGTTCATGGCATAACACAAGAGATGATAGAGGGAAAACCTATAATACAAAATAGCCAAGCATTCAAAAGATTGCAAGAATTAAATACCAATGAAAACTATATGATCATTCACAATGCACCCTTTGATCTTGGAATGCTTGCAAAAGATGGTTTTAACACAAAGATGAAAGTGATAGACACACTTCGTGTAGCTAAACACATATATAAAGATGAAGAAGCACACCGTCTTCAATACTTTAGATACAAAATGGGTCTGTATAAAGATGAACAAAAAGAGGCTAACGAGCTGGGTATAGAAGTTAAAGCACATGATGCTATAGGTGATGTTTTGGTATTAAAACTTTTTCTTTCAAAACTTCGTCAAAGCGTTCAAAAAATCTTTCCAGATGAAAACCCTGTAGATAAGATGGTTGATCTTACTAATACACCTATACTTATAGACAAGTTTAGATTTGGAAAGTATAAAGGTAAAACTCTTCGTGAGGTAGCACATGAAGATGCAGGATATCTACGTTGGATGCTAAGTTCTATGGATAACTTAGACGATGATATGAAATACTCACTGCAAAGTGTGCTAGAGGGTTAA
- a CDS encoding ATP-dependent RecD-like DNA helicase: protein MEVVEKVFEKLKSKKNIFLTGGAGVGKTTMTRQIIDLFSQDAKKVARLASTGMAATLIDGQTLHSFLDLGISNNVEDLQNSGKFEIKKKIKKLISSMDLIVIDEISMVSDTLFEMIELRLKQAEFRGSLLVVGDFLQLPPVVRGSDEVCFAFESTSWLNFDFEVLELTHIYRTDDKHFIELLRDVRRGFVDENVHNRLNEYIRPLLEDYSQFTFLFGKNISASAHNKAQLDYVDGDLLTKDAQIIKHNQSTKDNEIENFIRDARIERSLELKIGVPVLFTRNSWNYFNGQKGRVVNIDEQYIYVQKADGKIVKLEPVRMSKSKWVEKVKNGKKEMIEEDVFSIYQYPIKLAYAITIHKSQGMSIEDLIIATDEIFAPSQFYVALSRCSNPKRLNLIAPNRQWYELIYVDQKALQWYKN, encoded by the coding sequence ATGGAAGTAGTAGAAAAAGTTTTTGAAAAGTTAAAGAGCAAAAAAAATATTTTTTTAACAGGCGGTGCAGGTGTTGGTAAAACAACAATGACCCGTCAAATAATTGATCTGTTTTCTCAAGATGCAAAAAAAGTTGCACGTCTTGCATCTACTGGTATGGCAGCTACTTTGATAGATGGACAAACTCTTCACAGTTTTTTAGATCTTGGAATATCAAATAATGTTGAAGACCTTCAAAACAGTGGAAAGTTTGAGATTAAAAAGAAGATTAAAAAACTGATCTCATCGATGGATTTGATTGTTATAGATGAGATCTCAATGGTTAGTGACACACTGTTTGAGATGATTGAACTGCGTTTAAAACAGGCTGAATTTAGAGGTTCCCTTTTGGTAGTTGGAGATTTTTTACAACTACCGCCTGTTGTAAGAGGAAGTGATGAAGTGTGTTTTGCTTTTGAATCTACTTCTTGGTTGAATTTTGATTTTGAAGTTTTAGAGCTTACCCATATATACAGGACTGATGATAAGCATTTTATTGAACTACTTAGAGACGTAAGACGTGGATTTGTTGATGAGAATGTTCATAACCGTTTAAACGAATATATAAGACCGCTTCTTGAAGATTACAGTCAGTTTACTTTTTTGTTTGGAAAAAATATATCTGCATCTGCCCATAACAAGGCACAGTTAGATTATGTAGATGGAGATCTGCTGACTAAAGATGCTCAAATTATTAAACACAATCAAAGTACAAAAGATAATGAGATAGAAAACTTTATACGTGATGCAAGAATTGAGAGAAGTTTAGAGTTAAAGATAGGTGTGCCGGTTTTATTTACAAGAAATTCATGGAACTACTTTAACGGTCAAAAGGGTAGGGTAGTAAATATAGATGAGCAATATATATATGTTCAAAAAGCTGATGGAAAAATTGTAAAACTTGAGCCTGTTAGGATGAGTAAATCAAAATGGGTTGAAAAAGTAAAGAATGGTAAAAAAGAGATGATAGAGGAAGATGTTTTTAGCATCTATCAGTATCCTATTAAACTTGCATATGCCATTACTATTCACAAATCTCAAGGTATGAGTATAGAAGATCTAATTATTGCTACAGATGAAATCTTTGCGCCTAGTCAGTTTTATGTAGCACTTTCACGTTGTTCTAATCCTAAAAGATTAAATCTTATAGCTCCAAACAGACAATGGTATGAATTAATATATGTAGATCAAAAAGCTTTGCAGTGGTATAAAAATTAA
- a CDS encoding peroxiredoxin translates to MLVTNPAPDFTATTVLADGSIVDDFKLSENFGEKGTVLFFYPLDFTFVCPSEIIAFSHRIEEFKSRGVNVIGVSVDSQFSHFAWRETPVEKGGIGRVKFPLVADLSKQISKDYDVLFGEAVALRGSFLIDGKGIVRHAVVNDLPLGRNIDEMIRMVDTMQFTDEHGEVCPAGWQKGDEGMKASTEGVAEYLAKHENDL, encoded by the coding sequence ATGTTAGTAACAAACCCAGCTCCGGATTTTACAGCAACTACAGTTTTAGCAGACGGTTCAATCGTTGATGATTTTAAATTAAGTGAAAACTTTGGTGAAAAAGGTACAGTTTTATTCTTCTACCCACTAGACTTTACTTTCGTTTGTCCATCTGAAATTATTGCATTCTCACACAGAATTGAAGAGTTCAAATCTCGTGGTGTTAACGTAATCGGTGTATCTGTAGATTCACAATTCTCACACTTCGCATGGAGAGAAACTCCAGTTGAAAAAGGTGGTATTGGACGTGTTAAATTTCCATTAGTTGCGGATTTAAGCAAACAAATTTCTAAAGATTACGATGTATTATTCGGTGAAGCAGTAGCACTTCGTGGTTCATTCCTAATTGACGGTAAAGGTATTGTTCGTCACGCTGTTGTAAACGACTTACCACTTGGTCGTAACATCGATGAGATGATCCGTATGGTTGATACTATGCAATTTACTGACGAGCACGGTGAAGTTTGTCCTGCTGGTTGGCAAAAAGGTGATGAAGGTATGAAAGCTTCTACTGAAGGTGTTGCTGAGTATCTTGCTAAACACGAAAACGATCTATAA
- a CDS encoding multiheme c-type cytochrome: MFKILVVTLVSTLYLNASANFAPNEDCKTCHPIIYKEFSESMHANSTPQKDPIHNSVWAKHPQNLKLKKYGCGKCHTPTAEKNSIPTNESAKHQQGISCAYCHRIKDIKIHPKSNINITTSTEKNYFGTLEDHIESPYHGIVSDGNEHMKNGNVCIGCHSHKMNKHKLNVCSTNIDNELNGANCVSCHMPKVKGSVSNLNERKQHTFHGFAGSHMHQDMLSKYVDISILREIDSFKVNIDNRSSHALLLHPLRVAVLKVSVTRDDKTTKLKNEVFVRVIGHDGKPAMPWAATTTLKDTMIKANEKRSVNYDFKIKKGDKVDVTLGWFLVNPKAVKMLKLQNEEVATKFVEFKKQSFNF; encoded by the coding sequence ATGTTTAAAATATTAGTTGTTACACTTGTCTCTACTTTATATCTAAATGCCTCTGCAAACTTTGCACCAAATGAAGATTGTAAAACTTGTCATCCTATTATTTACAAAGAGTTCTCTGAGTCGATGCACGCAAACTCTACACCTCAAAAAGATCCAATCCATAACTCTGTTTGGGCAAAACATCCGCAAAATTTAAAATTGAAAAAGTACGGCTGTGGAAAATGTCATACACCAACAGCTGAAAAGAACTCTATTCCAACGAACGAAAGTGCCAAGCACCAACAAGGGATCAGCTGTGCTTATTGCCATAGAATTAAAGATATAAAAATCCATCCAAAATCAAATATAAACATAACTACTTCTACTGAGAAAAACTATTTCGGAACTCTAGAAGATCATATAGAATCACCATATCACGGTATTGTAAGTGATGGCAATGAGCATATGAAAAACGGTAACGTGTGTATAGGTTGTCATTCACATAAAATGAATAAACACAAACTAAACGTATGTTCTACAAATATAGACAATGAACTTAACGGTGCTAACTGTGTAAGCTGCCACATGCCAAAAGTTAAAGGCAGTGTATCTAACCTTAATGAACGTAAACAGCATACATTTCACGGCTTCGCAGGAAGCCATATGCACCAAGATATGTTGAGCAAATATGTAGATATATCGATACTACGCGAAATAGACAGCTTTAAAGTAAACATTGACAACCGTTCAAGCCATGCACTTCTACTTCATCCTCTTCGTGTAGCTGTTTTAAAAGTAAGTGTAACAAGAGATGATAAAACTACAAAACTAAAAAATGAAGTTTTTGTAAGAGTTATCGGACATGATGGAAAACCTGCTATGCCTTGGGCAGCTACAACTACACTTAAAGATACTATGATCAAAGCTAATGAGAAAAGAAGTGTTAATTATGACTTTAAAATCAAAAAAGGCGATAAAGTAGATGTGACACTAGGTTGGTTTTTAGTAAATCCAAAAGCTGTTAAAATGTTAAAACTTCAAAATGAAGAGGTAGCTACAAAATTTGTAGAGTTTAAAAAGCAAAGTTTTAACTTTTAA
- a CDS encoding dipeptide epimerase — translation MIIKNITTSVEKIPLKTPFITSLRRVENVEFVRVKIECENGSISFGEAPATKAITGEDLISIESSINKHKSKFIGLQVHECFEELHSLDIGSSAKASLDMAFYNFINPMKNQTDKQSAITISLGEVSKMLVDANIACTNQNNILKLKFGSDIEHAIDVTKKIRNQNPEAKLLIDANQAWDYNQSVKYIEAIKDLEIELIEQPVKKDELDDLKNITNYSDIKIVADESCFTIDEVKEIIQNKRADIINIKLMKCGGVTKAIEILECCKSKNVPVMMGSMLEGPTSIEYASSLADTYKDVVKYVDLDSPLLYDLKS, via the coding sequence ATGATTATTAAAAACATAACTACCTCAGTAGAAAAAATTCCACTTAAAACTCCTTTTATAACATCTCTAAGACGTGTTGAGAATGTAGAATTTGTAAGGGTAAAAATAGAATGTGAAAACGGTAGTATATCTTTTGGCGAAGCACCTGCTACAAAAGCTATAACTGGTGAAGATCTAATCAGTATTGAGAGCTCAATAAATAAGCATAAATCAAAATTTATAGGTTTACAAGTACATGAATGTTTTGAAGAGCTACACTCTTTAGATATTGGCTCATCTGCAAAAGCATCACTTGATATGGCATTTTATAATTTTATAAACCCTATGAAAAACCAAACAGATAAACAGAGTGCTATAACTATCTCTTTAGGAGAAGTGTCAAAAATGCTTGTTGATGCAAATATAGCCTGTACTAATCAAAATAATATACTGAAACTAAAATTTGGAAGTGATATTGAACATGCAATAGATGTAACGAAAAAAATTAGAAATCAAAATCCAGAAGCCAAACTTTTGATCGATGCAAATCAGGCATGGGATTATAACCAGAGTGTAAAATATATAGAGGCTATTAAAGACCTAGAAATTGAACTAATAGAACAGCCTGTAAAAAAAGATGAACTTGATGATTTAAAAAATATAACCAATTATTCAGATATTAAAATCGTTGCAGATGAGAGTTGTTTTACAATCGATGAGGTAAAAGAAATCATTCAAAACAAAAGAGCAGACATAATAAATATAAAACTTATGAAATGCGGTGGTGTAACAAAAGCTATAGAAATACTGGAATGTTGTAAATCTAAAAACGTACCTGTAATGATGGGTAGTATGTTAGAGGGTCCAACATCTATAGAGTATGCATCAAGCCTTGCCGATACATATAAAGATGTTGTAAAGTATGTGGACTTAGACAGTCCGCTTTTATATGACCTTAAAAGCTAA
- a CDS encoding PAS domain-containing protein — protein MKITATNNEVSFDKDTLLVSKTDKKGNITYANRAFIDIVKMDESELIGKPHNIIRHPDMPRVIFKLLWEYLSSGKEINAYVKNLCKDGSYYWVFANVTPSYFEDKVVGYHSARKKPADRALNIIKPLYKTLIDLEKSGGMEASMKKINEILKEKGMEYDEFILSI, from the coding sequence ATGAAAATAACAGCTACAAATAATGAAGTCAGCTTTGACAAAGATACTTTACTTGTTTCAAAGACTGATAAAAAGGGCAATATAACTTATGCAAACAGAGCTTTTATAGATATTGTTAAAATGGATGAATCAGAACTTATAGGTAAACCTCATAATATAATTCGCCATCCAGACATGCCAAGAGTTATATTTAAACTTTTATGGGAGTACCTATCTAGCGGCAAAGAGATCAATGCTTATGTAAAAAATCTTTGTAAAGACGGATCTTATTACTGGGTTTTTGCAAACGTAACACCGTCTTATTTTGAAGATAAAGTAGTAGGTTATCACTCTGCTAGAAAGAAACCTGCTGACAGAGCACTAAATATTATAAAACCACTTTACAAAACTCTTATTGATTTAGAAAAAAGCGGTGGAATGGAAGCAAGTATGAAAAAAATAAACGAAATTTTAAAAGAAAAAGGGATGGAATATGATGAATTTATCCTCTCTATCTAA
- a CDS encoding N-acetylmuramoyl-L-alanine amidase, whose translation MKHIYLIILTISFLNAQQIIQTPIDFSQHRIELTKSYIKAHYGINAKDIKITPKIILIHHTAINSYEESLSRFIDEELPSLRADISSAGAVNVSTHFMIERDGTIHQLMPLDFMARHVIGLNYSSIGIENVGGENGEDNLTDDQLEANIFLINYIKKKFDSIEYLVGHYEYRCFENHKLWLEKDDGYRTKKNDPHPNFMEKLFNKIDYLKRAPCDN comes from the coding sequence ATGAAACACATATATTTGATAATACTTACAATATCTTTTTTAAATGCCCAACAAATAATACAGACACCGATTGACTTTTCGCAACATAGAATAGAGCTTACAAAATCATATATAAAAGCACACTACGGCATCAATGCCAAAGATATAAAAATTACTCCAAAAATTATATTGATCCATCATACGGCAATAAACTCTTACGAAGAATCACTAAGTCGTTTTATAGATGAAGAACTTCCATCACTGCGTGCAGATATAAGCAGTGCAGGAGCTGTAAATGTAAGTACCCATTTTATGATTGAGCGTGATGGTACTATCCATCAGTTAATGCCTCTTGATTTCATGGCACGTCACGTTATAGGCTTAAACTACAGCTCTATAGGGATCGAAAATGTCGGTGGAGAAAATGGTGAGGATAACCTTACAGATGATCAGCTTGAAGCAAATATATTTTTAATAAACTATATAAAAAAGAAGTTTGATTCTATAGAGTATTTAGTAGGGCATTATGAATACAGATGCTTTGAAAACCATAAACTATGGCTGGAAAAAGATGATGGGTACAGAACTAAAAAGAATGATCCACATCCAAATTTTATGGAAAAATTATTTAATAAAATTGACTATTTAAAGCGTGCACCTTGTGATAACTAA
- a CDS encoding DUF819 domain-containing protein, producing the protein MITNPLTYLLVLALIATFLSGLEQKTKWNIFKYIPAVVIIYATTMIFASLGIWELNEDINGTYKLLKTNLLPAMIFLMLLQVDIRQFFKLGKKLIIAYSLAVFSIGFGFIIMSLVLNFDKEMLGAFGALAGSWMGGTANMVAVGSALGVSDEAFGYALIVDSFNYTFWVAILLFLVGFANIFNKFFGATPSEEVISGIGCACNLGAKRYWFLIILSLLVSFFSQVIAQNISIINSTTTMVITATLVGIIASFTKLSELNGSSEVATSMLYMLIALIGSRAIFESFTGVGYYVFAGFMILVMHAIVMVIGAKIFKLDLFSISVASLSNIGGVASAPILAATYNKSLVGVGVLMAIMGYIIGTFGGLFVGNILLGVAK; encoded by the coding sequence GTGATAACTAATCCCCTCACATATCTACTAGTTTTAGCTCTAATAGCTACATTTCTAAGCGGATTAGAACAAAAGACAAAGTGGAATATTTTTAAGTATATTCCTGCAGTAGTTATTATATATGCAACTACGATGATCTTTGCTTCTTTAGGCATTTGGGAATTAAATGAAGATATAAACGGCACATATAAGCTTTTAAAAACAAATCTCTTGCCTGCTATGATATTTTTGATGCTTTTGCAAGTTGATATAAGACAGTTTTTTAAACTGGGTAAAAAGTTGATTATCGCATATTCATTGGCTGTATTTTCAATCGGTTTTGGTTTTATTATTATGTCATTGGTTTTGAATTTTGATAAAGAGATGCTTGGAGCTTTTGGAGCCTTGGCTGGAAGCTGGATGGGTGGTACTGCGAATATGGTAGCAGTCGGATCGGCTCTTGGCGTGAGTGATGAAGCTTTTGGTTATGCGCTTATAGTAGATAGTTTTAACTATACATTTTGGGTAGCTATACTCCTGTTTTTAGTAGGGTTTGCAAATATATTTAATAAATTTTTCGGTGCAACTCCAAGTGAAGAAGTTATAAGTGGTATTGGCTGCGCATGTAATTTAGGTGCTAAAAGGTATTGGTTTTTAATTATATTGTCACTGTTAGTATCGTTTTTTTCCCAAGTTATAGCACAAAATATTTCTATAATAAATTCTACAACTACAATGGTTATAACGGCTACTTTGGTTGGAATTATAGCTTCATTTACAAAGCTTAGTGAGTTAAATGGCTCGAGTGAAGTAGCAACGTCTATGCTCTATATGCTTATAGCTCTTATTGGATCACGTGCTATATTTGAGAGTTTTACAGGTGTAGGATATTATGTATTTGCAGGCTTTATGATACTTGTTATGCATGCTATAGTTATGGTTATAGGTGCAAAAATCTTTAAACTGGATCTCTTTAGTATAAGTGTAGCATCACTAAGCAATATCGGGGGAGTAGCTTCAGCTCCAATATTAGCTGCAACATATAACAAATCACTTGTGGGAGTTGGAGTACTTATGGCTATAATGGGTTATATTATTGGAACTTTCGGCGGACTTTTTGTCGGAAATATTCTGCTTGGAGTTGCGAAATGA
- a CDS encoding CZB domain-containing protein → MKNKNFIVLAKIDHILFKAEALDHIAKEEYKEFNDHHNCRFGKWYDIDGKSQFSHAKSYDEILIPHKEVHDKVIDSIKLLEHDDILKHKTKIKENFIDVEKNTLVLFNLMDQMLHEQAQIK, encoded by the coding sequence ATGAAAAATAAAAACTTTATAGTTCTTGCAAAAATAGACCACATACTATTTAAAGCAGAAGCTCTTGATCATATAGCAAAAGAGGAATATAAAGAGTTTAATGATCATCATAACTGTAGATTTGGTAAATGGTATGATATTGATGGTAAATCTCAGTTCAGCCATGCTAAATCGTATGATGAGATTTTAATACCACACAAAGAGGTTCATGATAAAGTTATTGACTCCATAAAATTACTAGAACATGACGACATACTAAAACATAAAACTAAAATCAAAGAAAACTTCATTGATGTAGAAAAGAATACTCTCGTACTATTTAATTTGATGGATCAAATGCTACATGAACAAGCTCAGATAAAATAA